One stretch of Daphnia pulicaria isolate SC F1-1A chromosome 6, SC_F0-13Bv2, whole genome shotgun sequence DNA includes these proteins:
- the LOC124342156 gene encoding angiomotin-like, which translates to MNRQRRGLQRRDYSHGRPAITVDHDNIGVIVSEEDRSPSPSSSSSSSPDRSRRRVRTSIAERIVRSASRSNLEPSGAAAGREIGRGRQLLATPGVAIRPADLGQPLNQLPVAAAIRPAGLGQPVQVAAAAAIRPAGRGQLLQVAAAAAIRPAGLGQPVPVAAAATIRPAGLGQPVPVAAAAAIRPAGLGQPVQVAAAAAIRPAGRGQLLQVAAAAAIRPAGLGQPVPVAAAAAIRPAGLGQLLQQPPVAAAIRPAGLGQPVQVAAAAAIRPAATHVGP; encoded by the exons atgaacag gcAGAGAAGAGGACTGCAAAGGCGAGACTACAGTCATGGAAGACCCGCCATAACTGTAGATCATGACAACATTGGAGTTATTGTAAGTGAAGAAGACAGATCACCTTcgccttcatcatcatcatcatcttcgccGGATCGAAGCAGAAGAAGAGTAAGAACATCGATTGCGGAAAGAATTGTCCGTTCAGCTAGCAGGAGCAATCTAGAACCATCtggcgctgctgctggtcgtGAAATTGGACGCGGACGTCAATTGTTAGCAACACCAGGAGTAGCCATTCGGCCAGCAGACCTTGGCCAACCACTTAATCAACTACCGGTAGCAGCCGCCATTCGGCCAGCCGGCCTTGGCCAACCAGTTCAAGTAGCTGCTGCAGCCGCCATTCGGCCAGCTGGGCGTGGCCAATTACTTCAAGTAGCTGCTGCAGCCGCCATTCGGCCAGCCGGACTTGGCCAACCAGTTCCAGTAGCTGCTGCAGCCACCATTCGGCCAGCCGGCCTTGGCCAACCAGTTCCAGTAGCTGCTGCAGCCGCCATTCGGCCAGCCGGCCTTGGCCAACCAGTTCAAGTAGCTGCTGCAGCCGCCATTCGGCCAGCTGGGCGTGGCCAATTACTTCAAGTAGCTGCTGCAGCCGCCATTCGGCCAGCCGGCCTTGGCCAACCAGTTCCAGTAGCTGCTGCAGCCGCCATTCGGCCAGCCGGCCTTGGCCAATTACTTCAGCAACCACCGGTAGCAGCCGCCATTCGGCCAGCCGGCCTTGGCCAACCAGTTCAAGTAGCTGCTGCAGCCGCCATTCGGCCAGCCG CCACGCATGTTGGTCCTTAA